The Megalobrama amblycephala isolate DHTTF-2021 linkage group LG16, ASM1881202v1, whole genome shotgun sequence genome includes the window GATGATGTCAGCTTGGCCACAATAGACCGAGTTCTCCGGCGCCAAAAGATGCGGATGAAACAGGTCTATAGGGTTCCCTTTGAGCGCAACTCTGCGCGACACAAAGACCTACGTTACGAGTATGTGCAAGTAAGTATACATCCATGTTCACAGTACAGTTAGTGGACATACTGTGTTGCTCAGTGGCCTACATTACTTCTGGACAATACTGTGCTACCTGATTGACTGTTGTTCTGAACACCTGTGcactttcacattttcacagaggATATTACAGTTGGACGCGATGGCCAGACCTCATGAGTACCTCTTCCTGGATGAGGCTGGCTTCAACCTTCAGAAACGAAGGCAAAGAGGCCGTAACATCATTGGCCAAAGAGCCATCACTGAGGTTCCTGGACAACGGGGGGGTAATATTACTCTTTGTGCGGCCATGGGTTTGGAGGGGCTTGTCCACCAGCATGCTGTCCTTGGGTCTTACAACACCCAATGTCTCCTCACCTTCCTTGAGGAGCTAAAAGACATCCTCCTGGACCGCCAACAACACCATCCTGGGCCCGCACATCACATTTATGTGATCATTTGGGACAATGTACGCTTCCATAAAACAAACCAAATCAGAGAGTGGTTCACCACCAACAGTAACCACTTTTTAAACGTCTGTCTGCCACCCTACTCCCCTTTCCTGAACCCTATAGAGGAGTTCTTCTCATCGTGGAGATGGAAGGTTTATGACAGACAACCATACACTAGAGAGAACCTCCTAAGGGCAATGGAGCTGGCCTGTGTTGACATCCCAGTGGAGGCCTTCCAA containing:
- the LOC125248619 gene encoding uncharacterized protein LOC125248619; the protein is MDEGRVRGRGIRVRGGRRAGHGRRGAGQRGRGVQIRGGRGAGQRGRGVQIRGGRGAGQQGRGEGPGGRARQPRTIITDEMRATVIDHVIVHGMTMAEAGLRVRPNLSRFTVATIIRAFRQHNRVERMPHRGGRVAIFTAAQETLIVDMVRENNLIRLQEIRDKVIADNVNFESIDDVSLATIDRVLRRQKMRMKQVYRVPFERNSARHKDLRYEYVQRILQLDAMARPHEYLFLDEAGFNLQKRRQRGRNIIGQRAITEVPGQRGGNITLCAAMGLEGLVHQHAVLGSYNTQCLLTFLEELKDILLDRQQHHPGPAHHIYVIIWDNVRFHKTNQIREWFTTNSNHFLNVCLPPYSPFLNPIEEFFSSWRWKVYDRQPYTRENLLRAMELACVDIPVEAFQGWIRHSRAFFPRCLARDNIACDVDEVMWPDAAQRHDAAQ